One window of the Amycolatopsis mediterranei genome contains the following:
- a CDS encoding MFS transporter translates to MALFGSRSGSDGTPSGQPHGRKSKRRWTPEPGAAQARSWRDAAAPRAEHGSPPPPTRVQRPVPPRAGFHDGRVPNADQAPTAEAPANHRPPPPRGARPYDPHRTEPVRREPPGSGFYQGERYPGSGEYEHYDTGGYAGEPRPPEPAPQPPREEPRTPGSTPKLPKKITVTRVAAMRSRQLTGQAVDAFQRATKADGAEKSGLTSLTYAVMLNYASDAAMAIALANTLFFAATSGESKGKVALYLLITIAPFALVAPVIGPALDKVQRGRRLAMCASSVGQGLMAVVMALHFDDWLLYPAALGMMVLSKSFTVLKAAVTPRVLPSEITLSKTNARLTTFGLVAAGVFGALASGVNAITGSAGALWFTALICVAAAVQSMRIPAWVEATEGEVPTSLSAHPKEKKRRQPLGRHIVVALWGNGSVRVLTGFLMMFAAFAVKAQTEGSGQTPFMQLLLLGVIGVAAGAGGFLGNALGSRLQFGSPDQVIVGCVAGCVLAALVATILPGLATAAIVGLVGATASALAKISLDAVIQEDLPEESRASAFGRSETVLQLAWCLGGAVGLLLPPTYWIGFLVITIVLAVGCAQTYLVRRGGSLVPGLGGDRPLRPEPTGSFPAQGLPRDPTARR, encoded by the coding sequence GTGGCACTCTTCGGCTCCCGCTCCGGCTCCGACGGCACCCCGTCGGGTCAGCCGCACGGCCGGAAGTCCAAGCGGCGCTGGACGCCGGAACCGGGCGCCGCCCAGGCCAGGTCCTGGCGGGACGCCGCCGCGCCGCGCGCCGAGCACGGCAGCCCGCCGCCACCCACCCGCGTCCAGCGGCCCGTGCCCCCGCGCGCGGGGTTCCACGACGGCCGTGTGCCGAACGCCGACCAAGCCCCGACCGCGGAGGCGCCGGCCAACCACCGGCCGCCGCCTCCGCGCGGGGCCCGGCCGTACGACCCGCACCGCACCGAGCCGGTCCGCCGCGAGCCGCCCGGCAGCGGCTTCTACCAGGGCGAACGCTACCCCGGCAGCGGCGAGTACGAGCACTACGACACCGGTGGCTACGCGGGCGAACCGCGGCCGCCGGAGCCGGCCCCCCAGCCGCCGCGGGAAGAGCCGCGCACGCCGGGCAGCACGCCGAAGCTGCCGAAGAAGATCACCGTCACGCGGGTGGCGGCGATGCGCAGCCGCCAGCTGACCGGCCAGGCCGTCGACGCCTTCCAGCGCGCGACGAAGGCCGACGGCGCCGAGAAGTCCGGCCTCACCTCGCTGACCTACGCCGTGATGCTGAACTACGCCAGCGACGCGGCGATGGCGATCGCGCTGGCCAACACCCTCTTCTTCGCCGCCACCAGCGGCGAGAGCAAGGGCAAGGTGGCGCTCTACCTGCTCATCACGATCGCGCCGTTCGCGCTGGTCGCACCGGTGATCGGCCCCGCGCTCGACAAGGTGCAGCGCGGACGGCGGCTGGCGATGTGCGCGTCTTCGGTCGGCCAAGGGCTGATGGCCGTGGTGATGGCGCTGCACTTCGACGACTGGCTGCTCTACCCGGCCGCGCTCGGGATGATGGTGCTGTCGAAGTCGTTCACCGTGCTCAAGGCCGCGGTCACCCCCCGGGTGCTGCCGTCGGAGATCACGCTGTCCAAGACGAACGCCCGGCTGACCACGTTCGGCCTGGTCGCCGCGGGCGTGTTCGGCGCGCTGGCCAGCGGCGTCAACGCGATCACCGGCTCGGCGGGCGCGCTCTGGTTCACCGCGCTGATCTGCGTCGCCGCGGCCGTGCAGTCGATGCGGATCCCGGCCTGGGTGGAGGCGACCGAGGGCGAGGTGCCCACTTCCCTTTCGGCTCACCCGAAGGAGAAGAAACGGCGACAGCCGTTGGGACGCCACATCGTCGTCGCGCTCTGGGGCAACGGCTCGGTGCGCGTGCTCACCGGTTTCCTCATGATGTTCGCCGCGTTCGCGGTCAAGGCGCAGACCGAGGGCAGCGGGCAGACGCCGTTCATGCAGCTGCTGCTGCTCGGCGTGATCGGCGTCGCCGCGGGGGCCGGCGGTTTCCTCGGCAACGCGCTGGGCTCGCGCCTGCAGTTCGGCAGCCCGGACCAGGTGATCGTCGGGTGTGTGGCGGGCTGCGTGCTGGCCGCGCTGGTCGCGACGATCCTGCCCGGCCTGGCCACGGCCGCGATCGTCGGCCTGGTCGGCGCGACGGCCAGCGCGCTGGCCAAGATCAGCCTCGACGCCGTCATCCAGGAGGACCTGCCCGAGGAGTCGCGCGCTTCGGCGTTCGGCCGCTCGGAAACCGTGCTGCAGCTGGCCTGGTGCCTCGGCGGCGCGGTCGGCCTGCTGCTGCCGCCGACGTACTGGATCGGCTTCCTGGTGATCACGATCGTGCTGGCGGTCGGGTGCGCGCAGACCTACCTCGTGCGCCGCGGCGGCTCGCTCGTGCCCGGCCTCGGCGGCGACCGACCGCTGCGCCCCGAGCCGACCGGCAGCTTCCCGGCCCAGGGCCTGCCCAGGGACCCGACGGCCCGCCGGTAG